A DNA window from Actinomadura coerulea contains the following coding sequences:
- the gcvP gene encoding aminomethyl-transferring glycine dehydrogenase, with protein MTAQFFAPVAAPQHPRSAFADRHVGPSPDDQARMLAAIGYSGAEALIDHAVPAAIRTSRPLDLPPALSETAALDRLREIASRNTVLTSMIGLGYHGTTTPGVVMRNVLENPGWYTAYTPYQPEISQGRLEALLNFQTMVGDLTGLPVANASMLDEGTAAAEAMALAHRVSRRKEPGKFLIDIDALPQTIEVVRTRAIPLGIEVVIADLSRGLPDGDFFGVLLQYPGASGAVRDLEPVIAQAHERGAKAVVAADLLALTLLRPPGESGADIAVGSAQRFGVPYGFGGPHAGYMAVAEGIQRQLPGRLVGVSVDADGATAYRLALQTREQHIRREKATSNICTAQVLLAVMASMYAVYHGPEGLAAIAQRTHRRAAEIAAGLRAGGVEVVHGSFFDTVLARVPGRAAEVVAAARERGINLRPDGPDRVAVACDETTLPAHVTAVLEAFGAAAADEVPEAFPDALRRESPYLTHPVFHAHRSETAMLRYLRRLQDKDIALDRSMIPLGSCTMKLNATAEMEPITWPQFADIHPFAPLDQAAGYVELIGELEGFLAEITGYAKVSVQPNAGSQGELAGLLAIRGYHASRGEEHRDVCLIPSSAHGTNAASAVMAGMRVVVVTCDEGGNIDLGDLRAKLAQHGGRLAAIMVTYPSTHGVFEETITEVCAAVHEAGGQVYVDGANLNALVGLARPGEFGSDVSHLNLHKTFCIPHGGGGPGVGPIGVREHLAPFLPNHPMREEAGPGTGVGPISAAPWGSAGILPISWAYIAMMGPDGLRAATEGAIIGANYLAARLAPHYPILYTGREGLVAHECIADLRKITKETGITAEDVAKRLIDYGFHAPTLSFPVAGTLMIEPTESEDLAELDRFCDAMIEIRREIQRVADGGYDAEDNPLKNAPHTAACLVSDDWKHAYTREEAAYPLPSLRENKYWPPVRRIDQAYGDRNLVCSCPPPEAFED; from the coding sequence ATGACCGCCCAGTTCTTCGCCCCTGTGGCCGCGCCGCAGCATCCCCGGTCGGCGTTCGCCGACCGGCACGTCGGCCCCTCACCGGACGACCAGGCGAGGATGCTGGCCGCAATCGGCTACTCCGGCGCCGAGGCGCTGATCGACCACGCGGTCCCCGCCGCGATCCGCACGTCCCGGCCGCTGGACCTGCCGCCCGCGCTGAGCGAGACCGCCGCGCTGGACCGGCTCCGCGAGATCGCGTCCCGCAACACCGTCCTGACGTCCATGATCGGGCTCGGCTACCACGGGACGACCACCCCCGGCGTGGTCATGCGGAACGTGCTGGAGAACCCGGGCTGGTACACGGCCTACACCCCCTACCAGCCGGAGATCTCGCAGGGACGCCTCGAAGCCCTGCTGAACTTCCAGACGATGGTGGGCGACCTCACCGGGCTGCCCGTCGCGAACGCCTCCATGCTGGACGAGGGCACCGCCGCCGCCGAGGCCATGGCCCTCGCGCACCGCGTCTCCAGGCGCAAGGAGCCCGGGAAGTTCCTCATCGACATCGACGCCCTCCCGCAGACGATCGAGGTCGTCCGGACCCGCGCGATCCCGCTCGGCATCGAGGTCGTCATCGCCGACCTGTCCCGCGGCCTGCCCGACGGCGACTTCTTCGGCGTGCTGCTCCAGTACCCGGGCGCGTCCGGCGCCGTCCGCGACCTCGAGCCCGTCATCGCGCAGGCCCACGAGCGCGGCGCCAAGGCCGTCGTGGCCGCCGACCTGCTGGCGCTGACGCTGCTGCGCCCGCCGGGCGAGTCCGGCGCCGACATCGCGGTGGGCTCCGCGCAGCGGTTCGGCGTCCCCTACGGGTTCGGCGGACCGCACGCCGGCTACATGGCGGTCGCCGAGGGCATCCAGCGCCAGCTCCCCGGGCGGCTCGTCGGCGTGTCCGTCGACGCGGACGGCGCCACCGCCTACCGGCTGGCGCTGCAGACCCGCGAGCAGCACATCCGCCGCGAGAAGGCCACCAGCAACATCTGCACCGCCCAGGTCCTGCTCGCCGTGATGGCGAGCATGTACGCCGTCTACCACGGCCCCGAGGGCCTCGCCGCGATCGCGCAGCGGACCCACCGCCGGGCCGCCGAGATCGCCGCGGGGCTGCGCGCCGGCGGTGTCGAGGTCGTGCACGGCTCGTTCTTCGACACCGTCCTGGCCCGCGTGCCCGGCCGCGCCGCCGAGGTCGTCGCGGCGGCCCGCGAGCGCGGGATCAACCTGCGCCCCGACGGGCCCGACCGCGTCGCGGTCGCCTGCGACGAGACGACGCTCCCCGCGCACGTCACGGCCGTGCTGGAGGCCTTCGGCGCGGCCGCGGCCGACGAGGTCCCCGAGGCGTTCCCGGACGCGCTGCGCCGCGAGAGCCCCTACCTGACCCACCCCGTCTTCCACGCGCACCGCTCCGAGACCGCGATGCTGCGCTACCTGCGCAGGCTCCAGGACAAGGACATCGCGCTCGACCGCTCCATGATCCCGCTCGGCTCCTGCACGATGAAGCTCAACGCCACCGCCGAGATGGAGCCGATCACCTGGCCGCAGTTCGCCGACATCCACCCGTTCGCGCCGCTCGACCAGGCCGCCGGCTACGTCGAGCTGATCGGCGAGCTGGAGGGCTTCCTCGCCGAGATCACCGGGTACGCGAAGGTCTCCGTCCAGCCGAACGCCGGCTCCCAGGGCGAGCTCGCCGGCCTGCTGGCCATCCGCGGCTACCACGCCTCCCGCGGCGAGGAGCACCGCGACGTCTGCCTGATCCCCTCCTCGGCGCACGGCACCAACGCCGCCAGCGCCGTCATGGCCGGGATGCGGGTCGTCGTCGTCACGTGCGACGAGGGCGGCAACATCGACCTCGGCGACCTGCGCGCCAAGCTCGCCCAGCACGGCGGGCGGCTGGCGGCGATCATGGTCACCTACCCGTCCACGCACGGTGTCTTCGAGGAGACGATCACCGAGGTGTGCGCGGCCGTGCACGAGGCCGGCGGCCAGGTCTACGTCGACGGCGCCAACCTCAACGCGCTCGTCGGCCTGGCCCGCCCCGGCGAGTTCGGCTCGGACGTCTCCCACCTCAACCTGCACAAGACGTTCTGCATCCCGCACGGCGGCGGCGGCCCCGGCGTCGGGCCGATCGGCGTCCGCGAGCACCTGGCGCCGTTCCTGCCCAACCACCCGATGCGCGAGGAGGCCGGCCCCGGCACGGGCGTCGGCCCCATCTCCGCCGCCCCGTGGGGCTCGGCCGGCATCCTGCCGATCTCCTGGGCCTACATCGCGATGATGGGCCCGGACGGGCTGCGCGCCGCCACCGAGGGCGCGATCATCGGCGCGAACTACCTCGCCGCCCGCCTCGCCCCGCACTACCCGATCCTCTACACCGGCCGCGAGGGCCTCGTCGCGCACGAGTGCATCGCCGACCTCCGCAAGATCACCAAGGAGACGGGGATCACCGCCGAGGACGTCGCCAAGCGCCTCATCGACTACGGCTTCCACGCCCCGACCCTGTCGTTCCCCGTCGCCGGCACCCTGATGATCGAGCCCACCGAGTCCGAGGACCTCGCCGAGCTCGACCGGTTCTGCGACGCCATGATCGAGATCCGCCGGGAGATCCAGCGCGTCGCCGACGGCGGCTACGACGCCGAGGACAACCCGCTCAAGAACGCCCCCCACACCGCCGCCTGCCTCGTCTCCGACGACTGGAAGCACGCCTACACCCGCGAGGAGGCCGCCTACCCCCTCCCGTCCCTGCGGGAGAACAAGTACTGGCCGCCCGTCCGCCGCATCGACCAGGCCTACGGCGACCGCAACCTCGTCTGCTCCTGCCCGCCCCCCGAGGCGTTCGAGGACTGA